A stretch of Paludisphaera borealis DNA encodes these proteins:
- a CDS encoding MFS transporter — protein sequence MATTEPIATPAQPTRAVDYLLAGRPMVALVAVLLTTGGHTMNLREMGVSQGWVPAEVYALQSCYLISLALAMLACPALGQRWSCRRLTEVGLVLAVVGSVLNVTEIWEPLSDFLIGRAMAGVGAGMVIYFAPLLLDHSWRIAVAWAAILCPVAGPGVVSIATMTYESSDWRHGFLFEGGAAAVGLVALLSMAKTHESPLRAPRGSLAYLPGLVVASAAFMYALHWGQLHGWLESNDIVAALGIGACALLVSLWTAWPHLDWILLRENWVRLALFSFGGFCQFFHGYIMNIYGGMIVNLSSWQRAWLIWPMPIGIAASLALSRLRWRHVRVIFGLPGAVGGLALLAGGLYLCYQQMLEWPYWDIRDVVDLNWFPAPGQWELAPGRFMMGLGIGLFMVVMDLQFSPDQDREETVRPFLNVVQFFGGGVAAAVLINCLIIGHKVHYSYSADRDTIQAEELSQRVTLLSDTLRQAGQAAPGRSAEVLLYRFVNYEADNLVFATIYALFFLATVVLAASVSVLWIWRRLRASPRPGAP from the coding sequence ATGGCGACGACTGAGCCGATCGCGACGCCCGCCCAGCCGACGCGGGCCGTGGACTACCTGCTCGCGGGCCGGCCGATGGTCGCTCTGGTGGCGGTCTTGCTCACCACCGGCGGCCACACGATGAACCTGCGCGAGATGGGCGTGAGCCAGGGGTGGGTGCCCGCCGAGGTCTACGCGCTCCAGTCGTGTTATCTGATCAGCCTCGCCCTGGCGATGCTGGCGTGCCCGGCGTTGGGCCAGCGATGGTCGTGCCGTCGCCTGACGGAAGTGGGACTGGTGCTGGCGGTGGTCGGCTCGGTCCTGAACGTGACCGAGATCTGGGAGCCGCTGTCGGACTTCCTCATCGGCCGCGCCATGGCCGGTGTCGGCGCCGGGATGGTGATCTACTTCGCGCCGCTCTTGCTCGATCACAGTTGGCGGATCGCGGTCGCCTGGGCCGCGATCCTCTGCCCGGTCGCCGGGCCGGGCGTCGTGTCGATCGCCACGATGACGTACGAGTCGTCAGACTGGCGGCACGGCTTCTTGTTCGAGGGGGGCGCGGCCGCGGTCGGACTGGTCGCGCTGCTGTCGATGGCGAAGACCCACGAGTCGCCTCTGCGCGCGCCGCGCGGGTCGCTGGCGTATCTGCCCGGCCTGGTCGTGGCTTCGGCCGCCTTCATGTACGCGTTGCACTGGGGGCAATTGCACGGCTGGCTGGAGAGCAACGACATCGTGGCGGCCCTGGGCATTGGCGCCTGCGCCCTGCTCGTCTCCCTCTGGACGGCCTGGCCGCACCTGGACTGGATCCTTCTGCGCGAGAACTGGGTGCGGCTGGCCTTGTTCTCGTTCGGCGGCTTCTGCCAGTTCTTTCACGGCTACATCATGAACATCTATGGGGGGATGATCGTCAATCTCAGCTCCTGGCAGCGCGCCTGGCTGATCTGGCCGATGCCGATCGGCATCGCCGCGTCGCTCGCCCTCTCGCGGCTGCGATGGCGGCACGTCCGCGTGATCTTCGGCCTGCCGGGCGCCGTCGGCGGTCTGGCGCTGCTGGCCGGCGGATTGTACTTGTGTTACCAGCAGATGCTGGAATGGCCGTACTGGGACATCCGCGACGTCGTCGACCTCAACTGGTTCCCCGCGCCGGGGCAGTGGGAGCTGGCCCCGGGGCGGTTCATGATGGGGCTGGGCATCGGCCTGTTCATGGTCGTCATGGACCTCCAATTCAGCCCCGACCAGGATCGCGAGGAGACGGTTCGACCCTTCTTGAACGTCGTCCAGTTCTTCGGCGGCGGCGTGGCGGCGGCGGTGCTGATCAACTGCTTGATCATCGGCCACAAGGTCCACTACTCGTACTCGGCCGACCGCGACACGATCCAGGCCGAGGAACTCTCGCAGCGCGTTACGCTGCTCAGCGACACCCTCCGCCAGGCGGGGCAAGCCGCGCCCGGGCGTTCCGCCGAAGTGCTGTTGTACCGGTTCGTCAACTACGAGGCCGACAATCTGGTGTTCGCCACCATCTACGCCCTCTTCTTCCTCGCCACGGTCGTCCTGGCCGCGTCCGTCTCCGTACTCTGGATCTGGCGCCGACTCCGCGCTTCCCCGCGCCCCGGCGCTCCCTGA
- a CDS encoding DsbA family protein translates to MTRRSRATRSDVPVGDRDHTQGPATAPATLMEYGDFECPYCGEAYSIVKDIQRRLGSRLRFVFRHFPLATIHPHAEYAAEAAEAAGAQGKFWEMHDVLYENQEALDVVYLVRYATALDLDTSRFIDDLDRHTHAARVREDFLSGARGGVNGTPTFFINGVRHDGSYDFDTLLGALEGAIGRQNGVD, encoded by the coding sequence ATGACTCGGCGATCGAGGGCGACACGCTCTGACGTCCCGGTCGGGGATCGCGACCACACGCAAGGGCCGGCGACGGCGCCCGCGACGTTGATGGAGTACGGAGACTTCGAGTGTCCCTACTGCGGCGAAGCCTACTCCATCGTCAAGGACATCCAACGGCGGCTCGGCAGTCGGTTGCGATTCGTCTTCCGCCACTTCCCGCTCGCGACGATCCACCCCCATGCCGAATACGCGGCGGAGGCTGCCGAGGCCGCCGGTGCCCAAGGCAAATTCTGGGAGATGCACGACGTATTGTACGAGAATCAAGAGGCGCTCGACGTCGTGTACCTTGTGCGGTATGCCACCGCTCTCGACCTCGACACGTCACGATTCATCGACGATCTCGACAGACACACCCATGCCGCCCGCGTGCGCGAGGACTTCCTGAGCGGCGCGCGCGGCGGCGTGAATGGCACGCCGACGTTCTTCATCAACGGCGTGCGCCATGACGGTTCCTACGATTTCGACACGTTGTTGGGTGCGCTCGAGGGAGCAATCGGTCGGCAGAATGGGGTCGACTAG
- a CDS encoding LLM class flavin-dependent oxidoreductase: protein MKQHVGTPFSVLDLAPIVEGGTAAQAFRNTLDLARHAERWGYKRYWVAEHHNIPGIASAATSVLIGYIAGGTESIRVGAGGIMLPNHAPLVIAEQFGTLESLYPGRIDLGLGRAPGGDQVTAYALRRKLGSSGDTFPDDLSELRSYFRRAVPGQAVRAIPGEGLDVPIWILGSSDFGARLAAELGLPFAFASHFAPDLLLAALKLYRKNFRPSSSLDKPLAMVGVNVVAAETDDEARRLFTSLQQAFVNLVRGRPGPLPPPVDDMNDHWNDVERAHVDRMTRVSVVGSPETVRRGLETVIAATDADELILTGQIFDHAARLRSFEITSDIHKAIEANRPQSGDVLTEYRA from the coding sequence ATGAAGCAACATGTCGGCACGCCGTTCTCGGTACTCGACCTCGCGCCGATCGTGGAGGGAGGCACCGCCGCCCAGGCGTTTCGCAATACGCTCGATCTTGCTCGGCATGCCGAGCGGTGGGGCTATAAACGGTACTGGGTGGCTGAACATCACAACATTCCTGGCATCGCCAGCGCCGCGACCTCCGTCTTGATCGGCTACATCGCCGGCGGGACCGAGAGCATCCGAGTGGGCGCCGGCGGCATCATGCTGCCGAACCACGCGCCGCTGGTCATCGCCGAACAGTTCGGCACGCTCGAATCGCTCTACCCCGGCCGGATCGACCTAGGCCTGGGCCGCGCCCCCGGCGGCGACCAGGTCACGGCCTACGCCTTGCGGCGCAAGCTGGGGAGCAGCGGCGACACCTTCCCGGACGACCTGTCGGAGCTTCGATCCTACTTCCGCCGGGCGGTGCCCGGCCAGGCGGTCCGTGCCATCCCCGGGGAAGGGCTCGACGTCCCGATCTGGATCCTGGGATCGAGCGACTTCGGCGCCCGGCTCGCCGCCGAGCTTGGCCTGCCGTTCGCCTTCGCCTCCCACTTCGCGCCCGACCTCCTGCTCGCGGCCCTCAAGCTGTACCGCAAGAACTTCAGACCGTCCAGTTCGCTCGACAAGCCGCTCGCCATGGTCGGCGTCAACGTCGTCGCGGCCGAGACGGACGACGAGGCCCGGCGGCTGTTCACCTCGCTCCAGCAGGCGTTCGTCAACCTGGTCCGAGGCCGCCCCGGCCCGCTCCCCCCGCCGGTCGACGACATGAACGACCATTGGAACGACGTCGAGCGGGCCCACGTCGACCGCATGACCCGCGTCTCCGTCGTCGGCTCGCCCGAGACCGTGCGGCGCGGGCTCGAAACGGTGATTGCCGCGACCGACGCCGACGAGTTGATCCTCACCGGCCAGATCTTCGATCACGCCGCAAGGCTTCGCTCGTTCGAGATCACCTCCGACATCCATAAAGCAATCGAGGCCAACCGGCCCCAGTCGGGCGACGTCCTCACTGAGTACCGTGCCTGA
- a CDS encoding TolC family protein, which yields MKSTVSKSSAAAPRPRPALLATLAILVLVGVPASLQAQPAASPPPPSPPVGEEADPSSTAPAPPAPPSVPLSLDDAIRQSLANVDTVQANVATQRATVARFEALKAFIPLVNLPQLQVAFNQLGGPGKVMILPDVTGGALLEGSPGLQQAALNRANLYFPMAPSGHITALPIAEEGIHAKVLMEQLVRRSQMILAIQGYYTAKQIDYGIRTARLGVALTGETVALTKRKLNQQQVHDVELTEVEVNDRKARVLLSELEKESRITQRDLALVLHQSRLLVPQQKENIPVKLDYAYGFDLAEPDEVDLRWMPDFPGSRDEAVQLAKQQRVDVRIRVVGLRIARLQQKKSVLGLFGEGQLPAELGFKNTSPTKNGGITLGAIFGSSYGLPVVDVGLWSGIREARLDVVLSQLELEKSLIEVAADAGNSWDRWQQAIREWELSEAELALRHELLERMERMYEQKQAIWLEVLGTRVNLLQADANRWTQWYNLQLARFNVLRSTEQLLDYVERKRIARLTAWQKPPPEGNHRRWLPWLASKESQRTPGVPKEGHDGRP from the coding sequence ATGAAATCGACTGTCTCCAAATCGAGCGCGGCGGCGCCTCGTCCTCGGCCGGCGCTGCTGGCGACCCTGGCGATCCTGGTGCTGGTCGGCGTCCCGGCGAGCCTGCAAGCGCAGCCCGCCGCGTCGCCGCCTCCTCCGTCGCCGCCGGTCGGCGAGGAGGCCGATCCCTCGTCGACAGCCCCTGCCCCGCCCGCGCCGCCGTCGGTCCCGTTGAGCCTCGACGACGCCATTCGCCAGAGCCTGGCCAACGTGGATACGGTGCAGGCCAACGTCGCGACGCAGCGGGCCACGGTCGCTCGATTCGAGGCGTTGAAGGCGTTCATCCCCCTGGTCAACCTGCCGCAGTTGCAGGTCGCCTTCAACCAGTTGGGCGGCCCCGGTAAGGTCATGATCTTGCCCGACGTCACGGGAGGCGCCTTGCTGGAAGGAAGCCCCGGGTTGCAGCAAGCCGCCCTCAACCGGGCCAACCTCTACTTCCCCATGGCCCCCTCCGGCCACATCACCGCGCTGCCGATCGCCGAGGAAGGCATCCACGCCAAGGTGCTGATGGAGCAACTGGTGCGGCGGTCGCAGATGATCCTGGCGATCCAGGGTTACTATACGGCCAAGCAGATCGACTATGGCATCCGCACCGCCCGGCTGGGAGTGGCGCTGACGGGAGAGACCGTGGCGCTGACGAAGCGCAAGCTCAATCAGCAGCAAGTCCACGACGTCGAGCTTACCGAGGTCGAGGTCAACGACCGCAAGGCGCGGGTCCTGCTCTCCGAACTGGAAAAGGAGTCGCGGATCACCCAGCGCGATCTGGCCCTCGTCCTGCACCAGAGCCGGCTGCTCGTCCCTCAGCAGAAAGAGAACATACCCGTCAAGCTGGACTACGCCTACGGCTTCGACCTGGCCGAGCCCGACGAGGTGGACCTGCGGTGGATGCCCGATTTCCCCGGCTCGCGCGACGAGGCCGTCCAGCTCGCCAAGCAGCAGCGCGTGGACGTGCGGATCCGCGTCGTGGGGCTGCGGATCGCTCGGCTGCAACAGAAGAAGAGCGTTTTGGGACTGTTCGGCGAGGGCCAACTGCCCGCCGAACTGGGCTTCAAGAACACCTCCCCCACCAAGAACGGCGGCATCACGCTCGGAGCGATCTTCGGCTCGTCCTACGGCCTGCCGGTCGTCGACGTCGGGCTCTGGTCCGGGATTCGAGAGGCGCGGCTCGACGTGGTCCTGTCGCAACTGGAGTTGGAGAAATCCCTCATCGAAGTGGCCGCCGACGCCGGCAATTCCTGGGATCGCTGGCAGCAGGCGATTCGCGAATGGGAACTGAGCGAGGCCGAACTGGCGCTTCGGCACGAGTTGCTGGAACGGATGGAACGGATGTACGAGCAGAAGCAGGCGATCTGGCTCGAGGTGCTGGGGACGCGGGTCAACCTGCTCCAGGCCGACGCCAACCGCTGGACGCAGTGGTACAACTTGCAACTCGCCCGCTTCAACGTCCTCCGCTCCACCGAACAACTTCTCGACTACGTCGAGCGGAAGCGGATCGCTCGGTTGACGGCCTGGCAGAAGCCGCCGCCGGAAGGGAACCACCGCCGCTGGCTGCCCTGGCTGGCGTCGAAGGAGAGTCAACGGACGCCGGGCGTCCCGAAGGAGGGCCATGATGGAAGGCCGTGA
- a CDS encoding HlyD family secretion protein, producing MPRLWTPGRRRLLLLLAGLAFGGESAYWWWSTRTDAYTDNAYVVGNITPISSDVTGQVVALFVDDNMIVKPGDPIAQINPVEFQIAVDQALADYQQAGHAADAADVTTRYTTDDRKSMLIAAQAKRAEAEQAVQAANVAVQTHTRLHEKEKEVLGALQAQMPGLVALQRNAQYYYQRFESLAKSGDVPGQEFDNREAAYRSAIAKVESLRSDIKGAERQVLASELQLQEASVRLEQSRKALANTDATVGRAEAEQMQLTVAADTAMGLRNQQTLAEAKLRQAKLDLSNTLIRAPRAGVVSRRTIQVGKTVEAHEPFLSIVPLDFENIWIVANMRENQMPNIRVGQAVKVTVDAIAEQAFDGWVESVAGGSGAVFSLFPPDNATGNFVRVVQRLPVRIRFAHKENFQNRIRPGMSTRITIDTTRYVRKSTHEW from the coding sequence ATGCCACGTCTATGGACCCCGGGCCGACGCCGTCTGCTCCTGCTTTTGGCGGGATTGGCGTTTGGCGGGGAATCGGCCTACTGGTGGTGGAGCACGCGGACCGACGCGTACACGGACAACGCGTACGTCGTCGGCAACATCACGCCCATCTCGTCCGACGTCACCGGCCAGGTGGTGGCCCTGTTCGTCGACGACAACATGATCGTCAAGCCGGGCGACCCCATCGCCCAGATCAATCCGGTGGAATTCCAGATCGCCGTCGATCAGGCGCTGGCCGACTACCAGCAGGCCGGCCACGCCGCCGACGCCGCCGACGTGACGACGCGGTACACGACGGACGACCGTAAATCGATGTTGATCGCCGCGCAGGCCAAGCGCGCCGAGGCCGAGCAGGCGGTTCAGGCCGCCAACGTGGCCGTGCAAACCCACACCCGGCTGCACGAGAAGGAGAAAGAGGTGCTCGGCGCGCTCCAGGCGCAGATGCCGGGGCTCGTGGCGCTGCAACGCAACGCCCAGTACTATTACCAGCGCTTCGAGAGCCTGGCCAAGAGCGGCGACGTTCCCGGCCAAGAGTTCGACAACCGCGAGGCCGCCTACCGCTCGGCGATCGCCAAGGTCGAATCGCTACGCAGCGACATCAAGGGGGCCGAGCGCCAGGTGCTGGCCAGCGAACTGCAACTCCAGGAGGCGAGCGTCCGCCTCGAACAGAGCCGCAAGGCGCTGGCCAACACCGACGCCACCGTCGGCCGGGCGGAGGCCGAGCAGATGCAACTCACCGTGGCCGCCGACACCGCGATGGGCCTGCGGAACCAGCAGACGCTCGCCGAAGCCAAGCTGCGCCAGGCCAAGCTCGACCTGAGCAACACCCTGATCCGCGCCCCCAGGGCCGGCGTCGTCAGCCGTCGCACCATCCAGGTCGGCAAGACGGTCGAGGCCCACGAGCCGTTCCTCAGCATCGTGCCGCTCGACTTCGAGAACATCTGGATCGTCGCCAACATGCGCGAGAATCAGATGCCGAACATCCGGGTCGGCCAGGCCGTGAAGGTCACGGTCGACGCCATCGCCGAGCAGGCGTTCGACGGCTGGGTCGAGAGCGTGGCGGGCGGATCGGGCGCGGTGTTCTCGCTGTTCCCGCCGGACAACGCCACGGGCAATTTCGTCCGGGTCGTCCAGCGCCTGCCGGTGCGCATCCGGTTCGCGCATAAAGAAAACTTTCAGAACCGCATTCGTCCCGGCATGTCGACTCGGATCACGATCGATACCACGCGCTACGTGCGCAAGAGCACGCACGAATGGTGA